DNA sequence from the Paenibacillus azoreducens genome:
GCAGCATGCTGCAGCCAGGCAAAATGTTGGCTTCGATCCAAAGCAAACTGCAGGGGGCTTCCCATCGCAGCCTGATGATGAACGCGATCGTCTTCGGCGGCTTCAATCGTGCGTTTTCACCGGCCCGCACCGATTTTGACTGGTTGTCCCGTGACCCGGATGAAGTCGACCGCTACATTGAAGATCCTTTCTGCGGTGCTATATGTACCGCAAGCTTTTTCCGGGATTTCCTCGGCCATCTTCAGGAAATTCAGCGGCCTGCCGGGTACGACGGCATTCCGCGCAACAAGCCGATTTATCTCTTTAGCGGCGACAAGGACCCTGTCGGTCTAAACGGCAAAGGCGTCGAGCGTCTTGCCTCCATCTATCGCGGACTAGGCATCCCGGATGTGGAATGCCGGCTGTATCCCGATGGACGCCATGAAATGCTAAATGAGATGAACCGTGACGAAGTTACGGCTGATGCGCTTGCATGGCTGGAAAGCCATGTTCAGGCGCTGACATCCAAGAAATCATCATCCATGTAAGCCCCGCAAAGAGTATCGGAAAGAAGTCCGACGCCTCTCAAAGAGAGGCGCTTTTGCGGAGCAAAAGTACTGAGTGACATGTGGCCTTCGAAGCTTATTCTGATTACTTTGCGGGGACCCCTGGGCGCTTTAGTTCTTTAAAGGATTTTAAACTTTCCGCTATTACAAAAAAACGCTCTTGGCTCCATAGAGAATGATCTCTACGGGTCCAGAGCGTTTTTTCGTGTGATGTTATGCGGAGCCCTTTATACCGGATTGGCTGCGGGGAGCTGCATCGTATAAAAAGACGGCTGATCGCTGTTATCCTGCTGATACAGCACCATAAGCAGCGTCCGCTCCCCTTCCGTTTCACCCGCTTCGCCAGTGCCGCCTTCCAGCACGTCCTGCAGCGAAAACGGAAGAACTTCGAGCATTGCATGCTTATGCAGTTCGCGCTCGCCGAGCTTCAGTTCCGCAAAACCGCCGGATACAGCCTCCGGCCGCTCGATGACCGAATGCAAAGCCAAGCTCCATTCGTCTTTGGTGATCGGAGACTCCCACCAAATTTTGCGCGGCTTGTATTTGTGGTTCAGGAAGTAGTCCAGCTTCATCAGCCCCAGGACGACAGCCTTCCGTTTCAAGCCCCGCTGCGTTAAAAACGCGGACAGGCGGGAGAACAAATCCTCCAGCTGGTGGCCGATTTTTTGCCAGCCCTGCCCTTCCCAGTAATCGCCGAACTCCTGGAAGAAATCAAACGGCGAATCAAATTCATGTTTCATCAAATAATTCAAAGTATAGTCCATGCGGTGCGCATTCCAGTATTTCTCCAGCACATCCTCCAGCCTTTTCAGCCGTACGATATCGGCAAAGGAAAGCTTATGGCTTCCCAAAATCTCATATGGCGCATGATCCATAAAGGTGTATTCGTATTTTTCCGCATCCCGTCTGAGGCCGGTCCCGCGCAGCATCTTCAGAAATCCAAGCTGCAGCTCCTCCGGTCTGAGCGCGAATACGTCATTAAACGTTTTGCGGAACGTATCGTAATCTTCCTCCGGCAGGCCTGCGATCAGGTCCAGATGCTGCGCGATTCGGCCGCTGTTCTTGATGATGCTGACCGTCCGCGACAGCTTCTCGAAATTTTGCCTGCGCTTCACCAGCACATTGGTCGGGTCATTGGTTGACTGTACCCCGATTTCAAAGCGGAAAATGCCTGCCGGCGCATTGTCGGCCAAAAATTGCAGCACCTCGGGCCGCATGATATCCGCAGTGATTTCAAACTGGAAGATACAACCGCGGTTATTTTCGATCAGGAACTTGAACATCTCCATCGCATAGCTGTGATTGAT
Encoded proteins:
- a CDS encoding alpha/beta hydrolase, which encodes MLEQTFTMTDPHGTKAHVYQWLPDQEADIKGVLQIVHGMCETAERYARFASALTAAGYAVYAHDQRGHGLTAGSVERLGDVGENGFPLMVQDILRLGGIIRGNHPAVPLFLMGHSMGSFLVQKVIQAHSEGYEGFILSGTNGPRSMLQPGKMLASIQSKLQGASHRSLMMNAIVFGGFNRAFSPARTDFDWLSRDPDEVDRYIEDPFCGAICTASFFRDFLGHLQEIQRPAGYDGIPRNKPIYLFSGDKDPVGLNGKGVERLASIYRGLGIPDVECRLYPDGRHEMLNEMNRDEVTADALAWLESHVQALTSKKSSSM
- a CDS encoding B12-binding domain-containing radical SAM protein; translated protein: MKVILSTLNAKFIHTSLAIRLLKAYSGHEFDIELAEYTIKDPVMNIVSDLFERRPDVIGFSCYIWNIEETLKVINIVKKVMPEVQIILGGPEVSYDTGYWMERAQDVDFIVMGDGEETLHHLLQVIEGDRKFHFVYGIAYRKGEEVIINPPRPKSDLNSLPSPHRFPEDIPNLGKRIVYFETSRGCPFQCQFCLSSIENGVRYYDIERVKADIMYLIDNGAKVIKFLDRTFNINHSYAMEMFKFLIENNRGCIFQFEITADIMRPEVLQFLADNAPAGIFRFEIGVQSTNDPTNVLVKRRQNFEKLSRTVSIIKNSGRIAQHLDLIAGLPEEDYDTFRKTFNDVFALRPEELQLGFLKMLRGTGLRRDAEKYEYTFMDHAPYEILGSHKLSFADIVRLKRLEDVLEKYWNAHRMDYTLNYLMKHEFDSPFDFFQEFGDYWEGQGWQKIGHQLEDLFSRLSAFLTQRGLKRKAVVLGLMKLDYFLNHKYKPRKIWWESPITKDEWSLALHSVIERPEAVSGGFAELKLGERELHKHAMLEVLPFSLQDVLEGGTGEAGETEGERTLLMVLYQQDNSDQPSFYTMQLPAANPV